The region GCTGATCAGGTTAAACGGGTTATTCGATAGTAATGCTCTTACGTATCTTACCCCGACGATTGCTGGCTTCGACGCCCAGGTCGAATATGCGCCGGGTGGGGTGGCGGGGAGCTTCAACGCTGGACGACGCTTGTCAGGGGCTCTCAACTACAACCGCTACGGAATCTCGGCTGATGTGGCGTACTACGAAGCGAGAGACCCAGTGATCAGCGATGTGACGACAAGAGCCTGGACGGCTGGGGCGGGCTACACGATCGGACCCGCGACATTCCGCGCCGCGTTCACCAACTTCAGGAACCCTTCAAAAGACACTGCGCTGTCGAACGTGAATGTCTATAGCATTGGTGGCCGCGCGAGCCTGAATCCATTCTGGGTTGTCAGTGGAGGGGTATATGCATCATTCGATCAAAATATAAAATCCAATAAGTCCTTGCTGTTTGGCGCTGCGGTGGAGTATTACCTGTCGATCCGAACGTCGTTGTACGCGCAGGTCGCGGTCGTTCACAACAACGGGAAGATGGGTACCGGTCTGGCCGTCAATTCTGGCGTTAGCGGCCTGACAACGGGAACCGCGACGGGCCTCGGCGTCGGATTGAGACATTTCTTTTGAGCAGAAGGTGTGAAAGAGCAGGACTAAAGAAACGGGTATGCGGATGACCTCGGAGCCTCCACGCTCTTTGAAAACAGGAACGGAAATGAAAAGAAAATTTCAGGCGAAGTTGATTTTGTGCGTGGTCTGCGTATGGGGCGCCGCCGCCTCGGCTCAGACGACGCCAAGCCAGCAAGCGTCCGATGCGGCCATGTCCACGCAACATCGATATGCTCATCCAAGTGCGGCCGACAAAGTGCTGGCCAGACAGGTGCGTCGGCAACTTGTGCGCACGAAGGGCGTTGACGCGTCGGAGGTTTCGGTGGGAGTAAGAGATGGTGCCGTGCTCCTGCGAGGCAGGCTGAACGACGCTGGGCAAATAGCGAGGGTAGAAGCCGCGGTGAGGACAGTGCCGGGCGTCAAGTCAGTGGATAACCAGCTGACGGTGCTGCCGTCGGACTAGGCTCTGTTCACATTTTCACGAATGTTCCAAAGCCATGGGCCAGCGCGCTGCGGGAGAGCTATAACAGACGCACCATAGCACGCACCATGCTGGCTCGACGCGCGTACAAGACTAAAGGGCAGAGGCGACCTGGCGCGGCTTGAATACGGCAGCAGGCGGGTTGTCTGCCTTACCCCTGTTTGTTCGCGCGGGCCGACACGCGCGGCCGCCTGTCAGGCTTACCGGAAATCGATTCGGCCTTGTCCTCAATCACCGGTTGTCTGTCAAAGATGAGTTTCTCGACTATTCGCCAATAGGCATCAACCACAGCGGGATCGGACGCAGAGACATTGCTGGTCGCCAGCATTTCCGGCCCGAAGCCCGAAAGCGTTGATGTCAGGCTGATCAGAAGATAGTGCAGGAGGATCGGTTCCACCCGGGGCAAGGTGCCTTCATCCTGAGCGGCGCGGATCTGTGGAAGGAGCCAATTGATCAGTGGCTTGAGCACCGTGTCGGCGAGCCATTGCAGGCGAGGACTATATCCGAGGAACTCCTGGAGCATGAAGCGGTGAAACTCGGGAAAATCGACCGTGAACCGGAATAAGGCCTGATACACGACTTTTACCCGATCCGTAGCACTGACAGGAGGGGCGTCGGTGAGATATGCGGCCCATTCGTGACGGATGCGTTCGAACACATATTCTGCTACCGCCTGCCAGAGAATGTCTTTCGAACGGTAATGGTAGGTGACGAGCGGATGCTGTAGTCCGATTCGATCGGCGATGCTTCGAATACTCGCCGCCTCAAAACCCTTCGAGGCGAATTCGGTGAGCGCCGCGTTCAGGATCGCGGAACGAGTTTCCTGCGCCCGCTGTTGCTCCGCGCGTTTGAGTTCTGTTGGCCGGCCTTTGGTGCCAACCTCTTTTTTCGAAACTGTGCTGTCCGCCATATCATTTCTCGAATGGAAATTACCTTGCTCCCTCGCTCCGCTGCCTCTAACACGCAAGACATGACACACAGCGAAGCGTTCGGGCATCCGCGTTACTCGAACGCCGACGGATGCAGGCGTCATCAAACGTATCAAGCGCGACTGTGTGCCCTAAACGATAACACCTTACATGATACTTTTAATTTTACCGGTCGTAAACTATAATGGCGGTGGCGTAAGTGATTCAGGTACCTGTTCCGGCCAACGGACAGAGCTGAGTTCGGTCACAGGTTTGTTGCATCCGGTCATTGACAGATGGAAAGCAAAATCAAGCTGACATCCAGTGGCGACATCGCGCTTGTCACCATGGAAAATGAAGAGCGCGCGAACGCGATCGACAAGGCGTTCTGCGATGAGATGCTCGGTGCTCTCCACGATATCGAGAGTTCGGCGAAGTATCGCGCGGTGATTCTTCAGGCCAGAGGCCGAATTTTCTCGGCCGGTGGTGATCTTCACCAGATCCTTGACGGAATACAGCGTGCCGACGGTTTCCTCGAATCGCTCATCAGTGCACTTAACGCCACGATCATGGCGATACGGCGGTCGCCAATACCTGTGATCGCGAGCGTGCAAGGCGCAGCAGCAGGTGCGGGATTTTCGCTGGCCATGGCATGCGACCTCGTTGTAGCGTCACGATCCGCCCGCTTTGTGGTCGGTTATGCCAAGCTCGGTACGTCAAGCGACGGCGGCTTGTCCTTTCATCTGGCGCGTCGATTAGGGGCGGCACGAGCACTGGAGATCATGTTGACGCGAGACTCGTTGAGCGCGGACGAGGCCGCCCTGCTGGGACTCGTCCAGGGTATAGCCGAGCCAGCTTCCCTGGAAGAAACCAGTCTGGCGCTCGCGCGAAAGATAGCGGATCTTCCGGCGGCCGCGGTGAGAGAAACGAAATCGCTCGTTGAAATGGCAGGCAGCGATAACCTTGAGCGCCATCTCGAGCACGAGAAGCATGCCTTCCTGAGATGTGCGTCGACGAAAGAGTTTTCTCTACGCGTTGAACGATTCGTCTCGCGCTCTGCTTCACCCGGAAACCCATCGACCTGACGACAAACGATCTCCAACTAGTCAGCGTTCGATACATCATTCCCGTGTATCTGCGATACATGCATGCCGACTGCGTGCTCCGGGCCGCAGTGGCTGCCACGATGCCCGCCATCGCTCCACTCACTCTACATATCACCCTCTTCGATCTTCGAACCCCGGCATCGATATGACGCCGGTGGCGTGCGATGTCATCGGTTATTGCCGAATAAAAAATCTGCCGGGTCCACGCGTGCATCCATGCCACGCAGGCGGGCCGTCAGTCCCTTCATTCGAAACGAAGCTGACCCAGGGATAGTCCGAGTCAACTAATACTGTACGAGTGGAAAAATTAGCACTATGCTTGTTTCAACCCCCTGTAGTGCGCGAGCGGGTAGTGCAACTAAAAGCACAGAGGAGACTGGAGATGAAGGGATTGTCTTGGGCTGCGGCGCTGGTTTGTGTCACACCAGCCGTCGTATGCGCCCAGAGTGCCGTGACACTGTACGGTCTCATAGATGAAGGTCTGACTTATACAAGCAATCAGAAGGGGCATGCCGCCTGGCTGCTTCAAAGCGGAGGCGGGTCGCTCTCGAGATGGGGGCTGAAAGGCGCCGAAGACCTCGGTGGAGGATTTAAAGCGGTTTTTACTTTAGAGAATGGGTTTGATACGTCTACCGGAAACTTAAACAACAATGGGCGTCTTTTCGGGCGGCAGGTCTATGTTGGCGTTTCAAGCCCTTATGGGACGATCACACTTGGCCGTCAATACGAAGAAGTGGCCGAGATGCTCTCTACTTTCGCTGCCGGTTTGAACTGGGCTGTCTATTTCGCCCACGCTGGCGACGTTGATAACGCGGGTGGGAGCATACGAATCAACAATTCAGTCAAATACGCCAGCCCCAAGATAGCGGGATTCACACTCGGTGCGCTGTATAGCTTTGGTGGGCAACCGGGCCAATTCGCCAACAATAGCGTCGCGTCGGTTGGACTTAGCTACTCAGGAATAAACTTTCCACTGTATGTTGCGGCCGCCTATACGGTCATCCGGAATCCCTTTGCAGCCGCATTCGATAGTACCGCACCGCGAAACGTGATTTACGCACCCTACGTGCAGAATGCAGAAAGCGAATCTATCGCGGGGGTAGGTGGATCGTACAAAATCGGGGGCGCAACGATCGCACTCGAATATACAACGACCCGATTCAAGAAGGGCTTCCTCGGTAGCGACGTGCGCTTTGACAACTATGAGGCGAACGTCGGCTACTTCATTACGCCGTTTCTGTTTACCGGCGTGGCATACATTTACACGCATGGCAAGGTCACGGCGACCGACGCATCGCCAATCTATCGGGCAATCGATTTCTACGCAAACTATTTTCTGTCAAAGCGGACTGACGTCTATTTTGCAGCTCAATTGCTGAAAGCGGCGGGTTCGGCGACTCAGGCCCAAATCACGTTGATCCCTTCGCCGTCGAGTGGACGATCACAGGGGCTGCTGCGTGTCGGTATACGTCACCGGTTTTAACGAACACAGGATCCTGACGGTCGTTGATCGGGAAAACGCAATGAAAAGCACAGGCTATATCCGCCGCGACGTACGCGAAGTATTCAACACGATGCCCATGGGCCGAAAGCAGTGGGCAGTGTTCCTCATCTGCTTTGCTGCTACAGCAATCGAGGGATTCGATACGATCGTGATCAGTTTTATCGCGCCCGCCATCAGCCATCATTGGCAACTATCGAGTGCTGCTCTTTCGCCTCTGGTGGCGTTCGGACTGACGGGATTATTGATCGGCTCAATTGTTGGTGGAGTGCTGGCTGATCGTGTCGGTCGCAGAGCGGTAAGCATCGTAGCAATCGCGTGGTTCGGCATAGCGGGTGTCATGTCTAGCGAGGCTCAGTCGATAGTGCAACTCGTCGGCTGGCGTTTCATAACGGGTCTCGGCATCGGGGCTGCGATGCCGGCCACGTCAGCGATCGTCGCGGAATATAGCGCCGACCGCTCACGTTCAGCAATGCTGGCATCGACTTACTGCGGATTCCTTTTCGGCGCGGCAGCGGCTGGTTTCGTGACGTCTCTGGCGATTGGTGTAATGGGCTGGCGCGGCATGCTCGTATTAAGTGGCTTGTTGCCACTTGGCGTTGTTGCTCTATTTGCGTGGCAAGTACCCGAGTCACCGCTCTATGTCGTGGCCAGTCGAAAGTCAAACGAGACGGCGCAACGAATTATCGGGAAAGTATTTCCAGCGGTGGACTGCTCCAATACCCATTTCTTTATCGCCGAGGCACAGGAATCGATAAACGGAAGCAAGGCACTACTGAGCGAGAAGTACCGTCGTGGCACTGTGCTGACCTGGTTTACTGAATTTTCCGGGTATCTGGCGTTCTTTCTGATTGGTAGCTGGCTGCCAACGCACCTGAAGCAGGTCGGACTATCCATGCACGACGCCTCGCAGGTTTCGTCGTTGTTCCAGTTCGGTGCGCTTGGCGGGGCGGTACTTTTCGCTATCCTTGTTCGTCGCTATAACGTTGCGTCGGTCATATCCGGGGCGTTTGGCGCAGGTTCACTGCTTGTCATCGCTTTGGGCATGTCTGAAGCGACGCCCTGGAACGCGAGCGTGGTCTTCCTGTCAGGTCTGGCTGTTGGCGGCCCGCTGATCTGTGTCAACACCATTCCGGGTGTTTTCTATCCAACGGCACTTCGTGCGTCCGGTGGCGGCTGGAACGTTGCGATCGGACGACTGGGTTCAATCGTCGGTTCGTCGTTGATTGGTCTGATAGTCATATCGGGTTTTCCTTATCTGCTCACATGCGCGTTGTTGTCGATACCGCTCTTCATGGGATGTGTATGCATGACCGTCATGGCGCGGGTTCTCGTTGCACAACGGCGATCGCGGAGCGAAGACAGCGAGAACATCCATGCGGTCGGGGCAGATGATCCGCCGTTGCCGAATAGCAGCCCGTAACGACTCCCATTGGGTTCGTTGGACATCCACGGTGATGGGAATTGCCACGGTACTAAAGGAACGGAGATGTTGCGCCAGTATGGAGGTTAGCCAAATGAATACGCTTATGGTGAATTCCGCACGGGCGCAGATGAATCACGACGGATCTCTTCGTTCGTTGGTGGACAAATGGCTTTCGCCAACTCAGGCAGCGCCA is a window of Paraburkholderia sp. IMGN_8 DNA encoding:
- a CDS encoding porin, whose product is MRIPNWCVVGLLASLMVGEARAQGSVTLYGVVDAGIFFATKSPGGNGHSLQLMDSGLSPSRFGFKGEEDVGGGTKIGFALEDGFSVTTGKFANSNGNLFGRRAFIEVENDNYGRFRAGLQFSPFVIAVIRSDPRSSSPYETSFTGSIAVPYVQLIRLNGLFDSNALTYLTPTIAGFDAQVEYAPGGVAGSFNAGRRLSGALNYNRYGISADVAYYEARDPVISDVTTRAWTAGAGYTIGPATFRAAFTNFRNPSKDTALSNVNVYSIGGRASLNPFWVVSGGVYASFDQNIKSNKSLLFGAAVEYYLSIRTSLYAQVAVVHNNGKMGTGLAVNSGVSGLTTGTATGLGVGLRHFF
- a CDS encoding BON domain-containing protein, with the translated sequence MKTGTEMKRKFQAKLILCVVCVWGAAASAQTTPSQQASDAAMSTQHRYAHPSAADKVLARQVRRQLVRTKGVDASEVSVGVRDGAVLLRGRLNDAGQIARVEAAVRTVPGVKSVDNQLTVLPSD
- a CDS encoding TetR/AcrR family transcriptional regulator yields the protein MADSTVSKKEVGTKGRPTELKRAEQQRAQETRSAILNAALTEFASKGFEAASIRSIADRIGLQHPLVTYHYRSKDILWQAVAEYVFERIRHEWAAYLTDAPPVSATDRVKVVYQALFRFTVDFPEFHRFMLQEFLGYSPRLQWLADTVLKPLINWLLPQIRAAQDEGTLPRVEPILLHYLLISLTSTLSGFGPEMLATSNVSASDPAVVDAYWRIVEKLIFDRQPVIEDKAESISGKPDRRPRVSARANKQG
- a CDS encoding enoyl-CoA hydratase/isomerase family protein → MESKIKLTSSGDIALVTMENEERANAIDKAFCDEMLGALHDIESSAKYRAVILQARGRIFSAGGDLHQILDGIQRADGFLESLISALNATIMAIRRSPIPVIASVQGAAAGAGFSLAMACDLVVASRSARFVVGYAKLGTSSDGGLSFHLARRLGAARALEIMLTRDSLSADEAALLGLVQGIAEPASLEETSLALARKIADLPAAAVRETKSLVEMAGSDNLERHLEHEKHAFLRCASTKEFSLRVERFVSRSASPGNPST
- a CDS encoding porin, which translates into the protein MKGLSWAAALVCVTPAVVCAQSAVTLYGLIDEGLTYTSNQKGHAAWLLQSGGGSLSRWGLKGAEDLGGGFKAVFTLENGFDTSTGNLNNNGRLFGRQVYVGVSSPYGTITLGRQYEEVAEMLSTFAAGLNWAVYFAHAGDVDNAGGSIRINNSVKYASPKIAGFTLGALYSFGGQPGQFANNSVASVGLSYSGINFPLYVAAAYTVIRNPFAAAFDSTAPRNVIYAPYVQNAESESIAGVGGSYKIGGATIALEYTTTRFKKGFLGSDVRFDNYEANVGYFITPFLFTGVAYIYTHGKVTATDASPIYRAIDFYANYFLSKRTDVYFAAQLLKAAGSATQAQITLIPSPSSGRSQGLLRVGIRHRF
- a CDS encoding MFS transporter; this translates as MKSTGYIRRDVREVFNTMPMGRKQWAVFLICFAATAIEGFDTIVISFIAPAISHHWQLSSAALSPLVAFGLTGLLIGSIVGGVLADRVGRRAVSIVAIAWFGIAGVMSSEAQSIVQLVGWRFITGLGIGAAMPATSAIVAEYSADRSRSAMLASTYCGFLFGAAAAGFVTSLAIGVMGWRGMLVLSGLLPLGVVALFAWQVPESPLYVVASRKSNETAQRIIGKVFPAVDCSNTHFFIAEAQESINGSKALLSEKYRRGTVLTWFTEFSGYLAFFLIGSWLPTHLKQVGLSMHDASQVSSLFQFGALGGAVLFAILVRRYNVASVISGAFGAGSLLVIALGMSEATPWNASVVFLSGLAVGGPLICVNTIPGVFYPTALRASGGGWNVAIGRLGSIVGSSLIGLIVISGFPYLLTCALLSIPLFMGCVCMTVMARVLVAQRRSRSEDSENIHAVGADDPPLPNSSP